One Falco peregrinus isolate bFalPer1 chromosome 6, bFalPer1.pri, whole genome shotgun sequence DNA segment encodes these proteins:
- the LOC101922276 gene encoding secreted frizzled-related protein 2-like — MFSTAKILVFAVSSFLRVATGFDIGLSTKCVVIPKEMDMCHKIGYSEMRLPNLMGHTSMAEVILKSTTWQHLVHTDCHPHVRTFLCSLFAPICLDTFIHPCRSMCVAVRDSCTPVLACRGHPWPDNLDCNRFPADEDMCLASLSKEYKYLHKVLPKPTCQTCPAVEEFFTHKRVLEVFCDSNFAVKVKLSKKRTVFGDQEYNIECQVEFITQGSLLPYETQSMIQQWLLINENCTQRMTPTHHPMVYLLVGNIEEGIILVNQVYRWQRRDSQLTLATQKWRYHKCF; from the exons ATGTTCTCGACTgcaaaaatacttgtttttgcTGTGAGCAGTTTCCTAAGAGTGGCAACAGGCTTTGACATTGGATTATCCACAAAATGTGTAGTGATACCCAAGGAAATGGACATGTGCCACAAGATTGGATACTCTGAAATGAGGCTTCCCAACCTGATGGGACACACAAGCATGGCAGAGGTTATCCTAAAGTCCACCACCTGGCAACACCTTGTGCACACGGACTGTCACCCTCACGTGAGGACATTCCTGTGCTCCCTGTTTGCACCCATCTGTTTAGATAC GTTTATCCATCCTTGTAGGAGTATGTGTGTTGCTGTCCGTGACAGCTGCACCCCTGTGCTTGCCTGCCGCGGACACCCCTGGCCTGACAATCTGGACTGCAATCGATTCCCTGCGGACGAGGACATGTGCCTGGCATCTCTTTCAAAGGAATATAAATACTTGCACAAAG TCCTACCAAAGCCTACCTGTCAGACCTGCCCAGCAGTGGAGGAATTCTTTACGCACAAAAGAGTTCTCGAAGTTTTCTGTGACAGTAACTTTG caGTGAAAGTAAAGCTGTCCAAGAAGAGAACAGTATTTGGTGACCAAGAGTACAACATTGAATGCCAAGTGGAATTCATTACCCAGGGCTCACTCTTGCCTTATGAAACTCAGAGCATGATACAACAGTGGCTGCTTATCAATGAAAACTGTACACAGAGGATGACTCCGACCCATCATCCCATGGTGTATCTCCTTGTGGGGAATATTGAAGAGGGCATCATTTTAGTAAACCAGGTTTATCGTTGGCAGAGAAGGGACTCCCAGCTGACTTTGGCCACTCAGAAGTGGAGATACCATAAATGCTTCTAA